One part of the Streptomyces sp. AM 2-1-1 genome encodes these proteins:
- a CDS encoding helix-turn-helix transcriptional regulator, translated as MSAGESSGSVVRRILLGSQLRRLRESRGITREAAGYSIRASESKISRMELGRVSFKARDIEDLLTLYGVADEAERESLLGLAREANVAGWWHSYGDVLPGWFQTYIGLEGAASLIRVYEVQFVHGLLQTEAYAHAVVSRGMRGAPEAEIERRVALRLERQKVLVSERAPVFHAVLDEAALHRPYGSRDVMRAQLGHLLEMSEHPNVSLQVMPFSFGGHAGESGAFTMLRFPESDLSDIIFLEQLTSALYLDKAEDVTQYEKAMVRLRADSPGEDETRDLLRRLLQQV; from the coding sequence GTGTCGGCAGGCGAGTCGAGTGGATCCGTGGTGCGCCGCATCCTGCTGGGCTCTCAGCTCAGAAGGCTGCGCGAGTCTCGCGGAATCACGCGTGAGGCGGCCGGCTACTCCATCCGGGCCTCCGAATCGAAGATCAGCCGCATGGAGTTGGGACGGGTGAGCTTCAAGGCCAGGGACATCGAGGACCTGCTCACGCTCTACGGTGTCGCGGACGAGGCGGAGCGCGAGTCGCTCCTCGGCCTGGCGCGCGAGGCCAACGTGGCCGGCTGGTGGCACAGTTACGGCGACGTGCTCCCCGGCTGGTTCCAGACGTACATCGGTCTGGAGGGGGCGGCATCCCTCATCCGCGTCTACGAAGTGCAGTTCGTACACGGTCTGTTGCAGACCGAGGCGTACGCGCACGCCGTCGTCTCCCGGGGCATGCGCGGAGCGCCCGAGGCGGAGATCGAACGCCGGGTCGCGCTGCGTCTGGAGCGGCAGAAAGTACTCGTCTCGGAGCGCGCGCCGGTCTTCCACGCGGTGCTCGACGAAGCGGCCCTGCACCGTCCGTACGGCTCACGTGACGTGATGCGGGCCCAATTGGGGCATCTGCTGGAAATGTCGGAACACCCCAATGTCTCCCTCCAGGTGATGCCTTTCAGTTTCGGCGGTCACGCCGGAGAAAGCGGCGCCTTCACCATGCTGCGCTTTCCCGAATCGGACCTGTCGGACATCATCTTTCTGGAGCAGCTCACCAGCGCGCTCTATCTCGACAAGGCGGAAGACGTCACCCAGTACGAAAAGGCCATGGTCCGGCTCCGCGCCGACAGTCCCGGGGAGGACGAGACCCGGGATCTCCTGCGCCGACTGCTCCAACAGGTCTGA
- a CDS encoding aldehyde dehydrogenase family protein gives MSFFHELAHQYIDGEWLTGSGSWDIIDVNPYNGEKLCAITVATVAEVDRAYRAAERAQAAWAEVLPRERQAVLVRALAVVEARADEIAEAIVEELGGTLPRARYEIELGRELLREAIRQAVRPVGGLLPAAVDGKENRVYRRPAGVVSVINAFTFPFVAAMKSVAPALALGNAVVVKPHQNAPIVGGGLVARVFEEAGLPPGLLNVVVTDSAEIGDAFIEHPVPAVISFTGSDRIGRRIAARAAARFKRCVLELSGNSALVVLEDADVPAAVDAAVFSRFFFQGQVGTAANRILVDRRVEREFTELFVARASRITAGDPRDPATRIGPVINAFQADALSALVDEALAAGATALLRGRTRGNVVEPTVLTGVPEGSPLLTQEVFGPVALVIPFDGEDEALRIADDTPYGLSGAVHTADIDRGVRFARRVRSGMFHVNGPTVQDDPLAPFGGEKMSGLGRRNGDAVVEAFTTTHWISVQYGRTVFPF, from the coding sequence ATGTCCTTCTTCCATGAACTGGCCCATCAGTACATCGACGGCGAATGGCTGACCGGCAGCGGTTCGTGGGACATCATCGACGTCAATCCCTACAACGGCGAGAAGCTCTGCGCCATCACCGTCGCCACCGTCGCCGAGGTGGACCGGGCCTACCGGGCCGCCGAACGCGCGCAGGCGGCATGGGCCGAGGTCCTTCCGCGCGAGCGACAGGCGGTTCTCGTCAGGGCGTTGGCCGTCGTCGAGGCGCGGGCCGACGAGATCGCCGAGGCCATCGTCGAGGAGCTGGGCGGGACGCTGCCCCGCGCCCGGTACGAGATCGAACTCGGCCGTGAACTCCTCCGCGAGGCGATACGCCAGGCGGTCCGCCCGGTCGGCGGGCTGCTTCCGGCGGCGGTGGACGGCAAGGAGAACCGGGTCTACCGGCGCCCCGCCGGGGTCGTCTCGGTCATCAACGCCTTCACCTTCCCCTTCGTCGCGGCGATGAAGTCGGTCGCGCCCGCCCTCGCGCTCGGCAACGCCGTCGTGGTGAAGCCGCACCAGAACGCCCCCATCGTCGGTGGCGGCCTGGTGGCACGGGTCTTCGAGGAGGCCGGGCTGCCGCCGGGTCTGCTCAACGTGGTGGTCACCGACAGCGCCGAGATCGGCGACGCGTTCATCGAGCATCCGGTGCCCGCGGTGATCTCGTTCACCGGCTCGGACCGGATCGGCCGCCGGATAGCCGCCCGTGCCGCCGCCCGCTTCAAGCGGTGCGTCCTCGAACTCAGCGGCAACAGCGCCCTGGTGGTCCTCGAGGACGCCGACGTCCCGGCCGCCGTGGACGCCGCGGTCTTCAGCCGCTTCTTCTTCCAGGGCCAGGTCGGCACGGCGGCCAACCGCATCCTGGTCGACCGCCGCGTCGAGCGGGAGTTCACCGAACTGTTCGTCGCCCGGGCCTCGCGGATCACCGCCGGAGACCCGCGCGATCCCGCCACCCGCATCGGCCCGGTCATCAACGCCTTCCAGGCCGACGCGCTGTCGGCTCTCGTCGACGAGGCGCTCGCCGCCGGGGCCACCGCCCTGCTGCGCGGCCGCACCCGGGGCAACGTGGTGGAGCCGACCGTGCTGACCGGTGTGCCCGAGGGATCTCCGCTGCTGACGCAGGAGGTCTTCGGCCCGGTGGCCCTGGTGATCCCCTTCGACGGCGAGGACGAGGCCCTACGGATCGCCGACGACACCCCGTACGGGCTGAGCGGGGCCGTGCACACCGCCGACATCGACCGCGGGGTGCGGTTCGCGCGCCGGGTCCGCAGCGGCATGTTCCACGTCAACGGCCCCACCGTGCAGGACGATCCGCTGGCCCCCTTCGGCGGCGAGAAGATGTCCGGACTCGGTCGGCGCAACGGCGACGCGGTCGTGGAGGCCTTCACCACGACGCACTGGATCTCGGTCCAGTACGGCCGCACGGTCTTCCCGTTCTGA